AAGTGGGCATGCAGTTCCACGCTTCCGCGCCGGACGGCCAGATGCAGATCGTGACCATCCGCGACCTGGACGGCGACGACGTGACCGTTGACGGTAACCACCCTCTGGCTGGCCAGCGTCTGAACTTCCAGGTGAAGATCGTTGCCATCCGCGACGCTTCCCAGGAAGAAGTGGCTCACGGCCACGTTCACGGTGAAGGCGGTCATCAGCACTGATCGATGTTTTGATCAAGCGGTAGCAAAAAGCCCCGACTGGTTCGGGGCTTTTTTTTGCGCTTGATAATGCGCCACCTATTCAAATGTGGGAGGGGGCTTGCCCCCGATGACAGTGTGTCATTCAGAATATCTGGTACTGATGCACCGCTATCGGGGGCAAGCCCCCTCCCACATTTGGATGGTGATCTGAACACAAACAAAAATGCCCCGGACCTTTCGGTACGGGGCATTTCTTAACTGTTACGCAACCTCAGGTCGCGTGGCAGTTGTTACCACTTAGGCTGCAGCAGGAACGCTCAGAGCCTTGATGTGGCCGTTCAGGCGGCTCTTATGACGAGCGGCCTTGTTCTTGTGGATGATGCCTTTATCGGCCATACGGTCGATAACTGGCACGGCCAGAACGTAAGCTGCTTGAGCTTTTTCAGCGTCTTTGGTGTCGATGGCTTTAACTACATTCTTGATGTAGGTACGAACCATGGAACGCAGGCTGGCGTTGTGGCTGCGACGCTTCTCAGCCTGTTTTGCACGTTTTTTGGCGGAAGGTGTGTTGGCCACCGTCGAGCTCCTCGAAAGACTTTTTAGGAAATAGCAAACAAAATAGGCCGCGAATCATGCCGATGACTTGATGGGTTGTCAAGGGCGGCTGATGCGAACTGCTGAGTGGTCGATCTGAAGAGGCGGGTGATTTATTTCCGGCGCTTGACCTGTAAACTCGCGAGCTTTGGCTCTGTGCTGTTGCAGGCGCGCAGTATCGCATAAGTAGGCGCTTTGTTCGCCTGCTCTTTATCTATAGGCGCAAACTCTTTCAATGAATCTGCTCAAATCGTTGGCTGCCGTCAGCTCTATCACGATGATCTCCCGGGTTTTGGGGTTTGTGCGTGACACCCTGCTGGCGCGTATTTTTGGCGCCAGCATGGCCACGGACGCCTTCTTCATCGCCTTTAAATTGCCCAACCTGCTGCGCAGGATCTTCGCCGAAGGCGCGTTTTCCCAGGCATTCGTGCCGATCCTGGCCGAATACAAGACTCAGCACGGCGAGGAGGCAACCCGCACATTCATTGCCTACGTCTCTGGCCTGTTGACCCTGGTGCTGATGCTGGTGACCTTCGTCGGCATACTCGCCGCGCCCTGGGTGATCTGGGCCACGGCCCCCGGCTTTGCCAATACCCCGGAGAAATTCGCGCTGACCACTGATCTGCTGCGCGTGACCTTTCCTTATATATTGCTGATCTCGCTGTCATCGCTCGCCGGGGCGATTCTCAATACCTGGAACCGTTTCTCGGTGCCGGCCTTCGTGCCGACACTGCTTAACGTCAGCATGATTATCTTCGCGCTGTTCCTCACGCCGTACTTCGACCCGCCGGTGATGGCCCTGGGTTGGGCCGTCCTGGCCGGCGGCCTGGCGCAGTTGCTCTACCAGCTGCCGCATCTGAAAAAGATCGGCATGCTTGTGCTGCCGCGCCTGAACTTCAAGGACACCGGCGTCTGGCGCGTGATGCGCAATATGTTGCCAGCGATCCTCGGGGTGTCGGTCAGTCAGATTTCCCTGATCATCAACACCGCCTTCGCTTCGCTGCTGGTGTCCGGCTCGGTGTCGTGGATGTACTACGCCGACCGTCTGATGGAATTGCCATCCGGCGTGCTCGGGGTCGCCTTGGGTACGATCCTGCTGCCGACCCTGGCGCGCACCTATGCGAGCAAGGACCGCCAGGAGTATTCGCGCATTCTCGACTGGGGCCTGCGCCTGTGCTTCCTGCTGGTGCTGCCATGCGCACTGGCCCTGGGTATCCTGGCTGAACCTTTGACAGTCTCGCTGTTTCAATACGGACAATTCGACGCCCATGACGCCTTGATGACCCAGCATGCGCTGGTGGCCTACTCCGTCGGCCTGCTCGGCATTATCGTGATCAAGGTGCTGGCACCGGGCTTCTATGCCCAGCAGAACATCCGCACGCCGGTGAAGATCGCGATTTTCACGCTGATCGTCACACAGCTGCTCAACCTGATCTTCATCGGCCCGCTGGCCCATGCCGGCCTGGCGTTGGCGATCAGTGCCGGTGCCTGCATCAATGCCGGCCTGTTGTTCTACCAACTGCGCAAGCAGCAGATGTATCAGCCGCAGCCAGGCTGGGGGGCGTTTACCCTCAAGTTGCTGGTGGCAGTGGCCGCGATGTCTGCCGTGTTGCTTGGCTTGATGCAGGTGATGCCGGCCTGGGACCAGGGCCACATGCTGGAGCGCTTCCTGCGCCTTGGCGTGCTGGTGGTGGCGGGCGTGGTGGTTTACTTCGGGATGTTGCTGCTGCAGGGTTTCCGCCTGCGCGATTTCAATCGCAAGTCGCTGGGATAGACAGTTTGCAGCGGTAAAACGGCTGTTTTATCGAATCGATCCATTTGGCCTGCGCTGTTGCCTGTCGTCCGGGGCCGGGTGTGGTTATAATCGACCACTTTATGAGCAAGAAGCGCGTTATGCAGCTGGTTCGAGGTCTCCACAACCTGCGCCCCGAGCACCGGGGCTGCGTCGCCACTATTGGCAACTTTGACGGTGTTCACCGTGGCCACCAGGCTATCCTGGCCAGGCTGCGCGAGCGTGCGGTCGAGTTGGGCGTGCCCAGCTGCGTGGTGATTTTTGAGCCACAGCCGCGGGAATTCTTTACCCCGCAAACGGCGCCGGCCCGTCTGGCCCGCCTGCGGGACAAGTTGCAGCTGCTGGCTGAAGAGGGTGTGGACCGCGTCCTCTGCCTGGCTTTCAACCAGCGCCTGCAAAGCCTGAGCGCCGCCGAGTTCGTCGACCGGATCCTTGTCGATGGCCTGGGCGTACAGCATCTGGAGGTCGGCGACGACTTCCGTTTTGGTTGCGACCGCGTCGGCGATTTCGATTTCCTGCAGCACGCTGGCGTCAACCAGGGTTTTACCGTCGAAGCCGCGCAAACCGTCGAACTGGACGGTCTGCGCGTGAGCAGCACCCAGGTGCGTAACGCCCTGGCCGCTGCCGACTTCGCCTTGGCCGAGCGCTTGCTCGGTCGCCCGTTCCGCATCGCCGGACGGGTACTGCACGGCCAGAAGCTGGCGCGCCAACTGGGCACGCCAACCGCCAACGTGCAACTCAAGCGCCGTCGTGTGCCGCTGACCGGGGTTTACCTGGTGAGTGTCGACATCGACGGCCAATCGTGGCCGGGAGTCGCCAACATAGGCGTCAGGCCCACGGTTGCAGGTGATGGCAAGGCCCACCTGGAAGTTCACCTTCTGGATTTTGCCGGTGATTTATACGACCGGCGTTTAACGGTGGTTTTCCACCAGAAGCTGCGTGAAGAGCAGCGATTTGCCTCCCTTGAGGCATTGAAAACGGCGATCAATGCGGATGTCGCCGCCGCCCGTGCACTAGCCGCACCTAGCGCCCATCGCTAACCGAAGAGCCTTAAATGACCGACTATAAAGCCACGCTAAACCTTCCGGACACCGCCTTCCCAATGAAGGCCGGCCTGCCACAGCGCGAACCGCAGATCCTGCAGCGCTGGGACAGTATTGGCCTGTACGGAAAGTTGCGCGAAATTGGCAAGGATCGTCCGAAATTCGTCCTGCACGACGGCCCTCCTTATGCCAACGGCACGATTCACATCGGTCATGCGCTGAACAAGATTCTCAAGGACATGATCCTGCGTTCGAAGACCCTGTCGGGCTTCGACGCACCGTATGTTCCGGGTTGGGACTGCCACGGCCTGCCGATCGAACACAAAGTCGAAGTGACCTACGGCAAGAACCTGGGCGCGGATAAAACCCGCGAACTGTGCCGTGCCTACGCCACCGAGCAGATCGAAGGGCAGAAATCCGAATTCATCCGTCTGGGTGTGTTGGCCGAGTGGGACAACCCTTACAAAACCATGAGCTTCAAGAACGAGGCCGGTGAAATCCGTGCCTTGGCCGAAATCGTCAAGGGTGGTTTCGTGTTCAAGGGCCTCAAGCCCGTGAACTGGTGCTTCGACTGCGGCTCGGCCCTGGCCGAGGCGGAAGTCGAGTACGAAGAAAAGAAATCCTCGACCATCGACGTGGCGTTCCCGATCGCCGACGACGCCAAGCTGGCCGAGGCCTTCGGCCTGGCATCGCTGGCCAAGCCCGCGGCCATCGTGATCTGGACCACCACGCCATGGACCATTCCTGCCAACCAGGCGCTGAACGTGCACCCGGAGTTCACCTACGCGCTGGTTGACGTGGGTGACCGCCTGCTGGTGCTGGCCGAAGAAATGGTCGAGTCGTGCCTGGCGCGTTACGAACTGCAAGGCTCGGTGATCGCCACCACTACCGGCTCCGCGCTGGAACTGACCAACTTCCGTCATCCGTTCTATGACCGTCTGTCGCCCGTCTATATGGCCGACTACGTTGAGCTGGGTTCGGGCACGGGCATCGTTCACTGCTCGCCTGCCTACGGCGTGGACGACTTCGTGACCTGCAAGAAGTACGGCATGGTCAACGACGACATCATCAACCCGGTGCAGAGCAACGGCGTGTATGTGCCGTCGCTTGAGTTCTTCGGCGGGCAGTTCATCTTCAAGGCCGACCAGCCGATCATCGACAAGCTGCGTGAAGTCGGCGCGTTGATGCAGGCCGACACCATCAAGCACAGCTACATGCACTGCTGGCGCCACAAGACCCCGTTGATCTACCGCGCCACTGCGCAGTGGTTTATCGGCATGGACAAAGAGCCAACCAACGGCGAGACCCTGCGCGTACGCTCCCTCAAAGCCATCGAAGACACCCAGTTCGTCCCGGCCTGGGGCCAGGCGCGCCTGCACTCGATGATCGCCAACCGTCCGGACTGGTGCATCTCCCGCCAGCGCAACTGGGGCGTGCCGATTCCGTTCTTCCTGAACAAGGAAAGCGGTGAGCTGCACCCACGCACCGTCGAGCTGATGGAAGAAGTGGCCCAGCGCGTTGAACAGGAAGGCATCGAAGCCTGGTTCAAGCTGGACGCCGCCGAGCTGCTGGGTGACGAAGCGCCGCAGTACGACAAAATCAGTGACACCCTCGACGTGTGGTTCGATTCGGGCACCACCCATTGGCACGTCCTGCGCGGTTCGCACCCGATGGGCCACGAAACCGGCCCGCGTGCCGACCTGTACCTGGAAGGTTCCGACCAGCACCGTGGCTGGTTCCACTCTTCGTTGCTGACCGGTTGCGCCATCGATGGCCATGCGCCGTACCGCGAATTGCTGACCCACGGCTTCACCGTCGACGAAAACGGTCGCAAGATGTCCAAGTCGCTGAAAAACGTGATCGAGCCGAAAAAGATCAACGACACCCTGGGCGCCGACATCATGCGTCTGTGGGTTGCGTCGACCGATTATTCGGGCGAGATCGCCGTGTCGGACCAGATCCTGGCCCGCAGCGCCGATGCCTACCGTCGCATCCGTAATACCGCACGCTTCCTGCTGTCGAACCTGACCGGTTTCAACCCGGCCACCGACCTGCTGCCGGCCGAGGACATGATCGCCCTCGACCGTTGGGCCGTGGACCGTACCCTGTTGCTGCAACGCGAGTTGCAGGAACACTACGGCGAGTACCGCTTCTGGAACGTGTATTCGAAGATCCACAACTTCTGCGTGCAGGAACTCGGTGGCTTCTACCTCGACATCATCAAGGACCGCCAGTACACCACCGCCGCCAACAGCAAGGCGCGCCGCTCGGCGCAGACCGCGCTGTATCACATCAGCGAAGCGCTGGTGCGCTGGATCGCCCCGATCCTGGCGTTCACCGCCGACGAGCTGTGGGAATACCTGCCGGGTGAGCGTAACGAGTCCGTCATGCTCAATACCTGGTACGAAGGCCTGACCGAACTGCCGGCCGACTTCGAACTGGGCCGCGAGTACTGGGAAGGCGTGATGGCCGTGAAGGTTGCGGTGAACAAGGAGCTGGAAGTGCAGCGCGCGGCCAAGGCCGTGGGTGGCAACCTGCAAGCCGAAGTCACCCTGTTTGCCGAGGAAGGCCTGACCGCCGACCTGGCCAAGCTGAGCAACGAGCTGCGCTTTGTGTTGATCACCTCGACCGCAAGCCTGGCACCCTTCACCCAGGCGCCGGCGGATGCGGTGGCGACCGAAGTGCCGGGCCTGAAGCTCAAAGTGGTCAAGTCGGCCTTCCCCAAGTGCGCCCGTTGCTGGCACTGCCGTGAAGATGTCGGCGTGAACCCTGAGCACCCGGAAATCTGCGGTCGTTGCGTGGATAACATCAGCGGTGAAGGCGAGGTTCGCCACTATGCCTAGTCAAAGCATGCCTGACGCCGGCCGTTTCGGACGTCTTGGCTGGCTCGTGCTGAGCGTGCTGGTCCTGGTCATCGACCAGGTCAGCAAGGCTCATTTCGAAGGCACCCTGGAAATGTTCCAGCAAATCGTGGTGATCCCGGATTACTTCAGCTGGACCCTGGCCTACAACACCGGCGCGGCCTTCAGTTTCCTCGCCGATAGCGGCGGCTGGCAGCGTTGGTTGTTCGCGCTGATCGCCGTGGTGGTCAGTGCGGTGCTGGTTGTCTGGCTCAAGCGCCTGGGCCGCGATGATACCTGGCTGGCCATTGCGCTCGCCCTGGTGCTGGGCGGCGCGCTGGGCAACCTGTACGACCGCATCGCCCTGGGCCACGTAATCGACTTCATCCTGGTGCACTGGCAGAACCGTCATTATTTCCCGGCGTTCAATTTTGCCGACAGTGCCATCACCGTCGGTGCAATCATGCTGGCGCTGGATATGTTCAAGAGCAAGAAAACCGGAGAGACCGTCAATGACTGATCAGGTATTGGCTGAGCAACGCATCGGCCAGAACACGGAAGTCACGTTGCATTTCGCATTGCGCCTGGAGAATGGCGATACGGTCGACAGCACCTTCGACAAGGCCCCGGCGACCTTCAAGGTCGGCGATGGCAACCTGCTGCCGGGTTTTGAGGCGGCTTTGTTTGGGTTCAAGGCCGGGGATAAGCGCAACCTGCAGATCCTGCCGGAAAATGCCTTTGGCCAGCCAAATCCGCAGAACGTGCAGATCATTGCGCGCTCGCAATTCGAAGGCATGGACCTGTCGGAAGGCCTGCTGGTGATTTTCAATGATGCGGCAAATACCGAATTGCCCGGCGTGGTCAAAGCCTTCGATGACACACAAGTGACCATCGACTTCAACCACCCGTTGGCCGGTAAGACACTGACCTTTGACGTCGAGATCATCAGCGTCAAGGCGCTGGTCTAAAATGTGGGAGGGGGCGATCCCCCTCCCACCTTTGATCCCCATTGTCCCTTCGGTCAGCAACAAACCTGACCCTAAGTGGCTGCAAGACACGAGGCACAGCATGCAAATCAAACTCGCCAATCCCCGTGGCTTCTGTGCCGGTGTGGACCGGGCGATCGAAATCGTCAACCGCGCCCTGGAAGTCTTCGGGCCGCCGATTTACGTGCGCCATGAAGTGGTTCACAACAAGTTCGTGGTTGAAGACCTGCGCGCGCGCGGCGCCATCTTCGTCGAAGAACTCGACCAGGTGCCCGATGATGTCATCGTCATCTTCAGCGCCCACGGTGTTTCCCAGGCTGTACGCACCGAAGCGGCCGGCCGCGGCCTGAAAGTCTTCGACGCTACCTGCCCGCTGGTGACCAAGGTGCATATCGAAGTGGCGCGCTACAGCCGTGATGGCCGTGAATGCATCCTGATCGGCCACGCCGGCCATCCGGAAGTCGAAGGCACCATGGGCCAGTACGACGCCAGCAATGGCGGCGCCATCTACCTGGTGGAAGACGAAAAAGACGTCGCCAACTTGCAGGTTCAAAACCCCGAGCGCTTGGCCTTCGTGACCCAGACCACCTTGTCCATGGACGACACCAGTCGCGTTATCGATGCCCTGCGCACACGGTTCCCGGCCATTGGCGGCCCACGTAAGGACGACATCTGCTACGCCACGCAAAACCGCCAGGACGCCGTCAAGCAACTGGCCGATGAGTGTGATGTGGTGCTGGTAGTCGGCAGCCCCAACAGCTCCAACTCCAACCGCTTGCGTGAACTGGCCGAGCGCATGGCGACGCCGGCGTACCTGATCGACGGCGCCGAGGACATGCAGCGCAGCTGGTTCGACGGTGTCGAGCGCATCGGCATCACCGCCGGCGCTTCGGCCCCGGAAGTGCTGGTGCGTGGGGTGATCCAGCAATTGCACGCCTGGGGTGCCATTGGGGCCGATGAATTGGCGGGCCGGGAAGAAAACATTACCTTTTCCATGCCCAAGGAGTTGCGGGTTCGCTCGCTGCTCTGAATCCCGGCGGGTTGGATCAGCCTCGGCATAACGCCTGCTCAGCTTTCTCGCTGCGCAGGCTGATACGCCCGCTGGGCGCCAGCACTACCTGATACAGGCTCTGTGCCTGCTTCGTGTCGCACACGTGCACGGTGCCGGCACGAAATCCCCCGCCGGCAAACACCGGCTCTCCCAGACCGCTGAAACGAACCTGGCTGCTGACCGGGCCATTTCCGGCCACCGGTACACGCCCGCTGTCCTGTCGCTCCAGCAGCACGGTATTGTCCTCATCCAGATGGCCGCGCCCGCTAAGGTCCAATATCACCCGCCAGCCATGACTCCAGTTTTCATCCAATGCATGGATGACCACCGCACGATTGCGTGCGATCGCTTCGGCGCGTGCGTAACGCAGCCCTTCGGCCAGTGACAGGGCCACACTTTGTCGCTGCTGCGACTCCAGCAAACCCTTGAAGTTGGGTATGGCCAGTTGTGCCAGCAAAGCCGTCACGATCAGCCCCAACAGTAGTTCGATCAGGGTAAATCCCCGTTGTGTCATGTGCGCTCCCATCCGTGGATGCCAGTGATCTCAAGTGACAGGCATAGGTATAGCGCTTGGTTTCTGGGGCTGAATGATGGCCTTTGCGTCCAATGTATTTCCCTTTGTTCCGATTGCAGCGCCGTTTAAAAACCGGCGCTAGTCTTGGGCTGCACACAGGGTTTCCCTGTTTTCCACGACCTTCGACAGGGACGACGACGGTAATGCTTTTACGCCGAAATACCTTTTCTCTACGCGTTTCCCGCCGACGCCAATCCGGCATGACACTGGTCGAAGTGCTGGTAGCGGTGTTGGTCCTGGCGCTTGGGATGCTGGGCGCCGCGGCGATCCAGCTCAACGCCCTGAAGTACACCGACAGCGCACGGATGACCAGCCAAGCCAGTTTCATTGCCTACGACATGCTCGACCGTATTCGCGCCAACGCCGGCGCCGATTACGCCTGGGGTCGAACCGAGCGGGCTCAGCCCAGCACTTCGACAGCCAGCGTGCGTGACCTGGACCTGCATGACTTCGAAGCCAACATCATGGGTTTTGCCGGCAAGGACGCCAAGGGTGCCGTAGCGGTCAGCGGTGACGAGGTCACTATCAGCATCAGTTGGGAGGATGCCAGGAGCGCGAGCAGCCCCGGTGCCCGGGAGACCTTCACCCTGACCAGTCGAGTTGCCAATGGGCGAGGGACGTCGCAATGATCCGCCCGGCGCGGGGTTTCGGTCTGGTGGAGTTGCTGCTGGCATTGGCCATCGGGCTTGTCGTGGTGCTGGGTGCAAGCCAGGTGCTGATCAGTTCGCGATTGACCCAGGCCAGTCAGCAGGCGGCCATGGTGCTGCAGGATGATGCGCGGTTCGTCCTGAGCAAGATGACTCAGGATATTCGCCAGGCCGGCATGCTGGGGTGTTTGGCTACCGCCTATATCCACAACGCCCCGGCGGCTTTTGATCGGCCGATCAGTTGGGAGGTATCGGCAGGCGCGAAAGCCCTGACACTGGTGACCGCCCACGCCGGCCACGGTGCTGGCAAACCTGACTGGACGGTGGTGTCCGACTGCAAGGAGGCCGCCCAGGCTTACACCGCAACAGCGCCTGCGACCGCGCCTGGCCAGATTCGTTTTGCCATACGCGAGCTTACCTATACCTACGAAACGGGCCAGTTGAAGATCAGCACGCCCTCGGCACCGGCCAAGGCGGTACTGATGGATAACGTACGGGCATTTGACCTCAGCTTTGGCGTGGCAGCCAGGCCTGGGTCGACGGACGTGGTGGGTTATGAGAGCCACCCGGCCGATCCATCGTTGATCCGCAGCGTGCGCCTGCACATGACCCTGCAAGACCCGACCGGTCGCGTGAAGGATCAGGCTTACAGCGTCGTGGCGGCTTTGCGCAACCGGCTGGAGTAGGACGATGACCATAGTTGTAAGTAGCCAGATGCGGCAGACGGGAATGGTGCTGCTGATCAGCTTGGTATTTTTGCTGATGTTGTCGTTGCTGGGGCTGTCATCGATGCAAGGCGCAATCTCGCAGCAGAAGGCCGCCAGCAGCCTGTGGCAGCGTATCCAATCGTTCCAGGCTGCCGAAAGCGGCCTGCGGCTAGGGGAGGCAGCGGTGCGCAGGGGCGGGCATGCGCTGCCGATTTGTCACTCGGTCATCGCTTGCGCGCCGCCCGATGAAGCGTTTTCGTTGGTGGGCGCCGGGCCCAATCCGGTTTCGGGAGTGACTTGGGTGGCGTTCAAGAGTGGGGTATATGGCGTTCAGTCCCTGGGAGAGGGTATGGGCCAGGCGCATTTGCCGCCGCATGCCCCAGCCACGCTTTTTCGGGTGACGGCCGTCGGGCTGGATGGCCAATCGCGCACGGTGCTGGAGACCGTGTACGCGCGGGTGGAGGAGGGCGGCGGCGAAAGGTTTCGGCGCGTCTTGTGGCGGCAACTTCAATAAGGAGCAACTGAATGGGCATGGATAGCCAGGGTTTTACCCTGATCGAGTTATTGATCGCCGTGGCGATCATTGCGCTGCTGGGCGGCATTGCTTACCCCGTCTACACCAGCCAGGTGAAAAAGGTGTATCGGGTGCAGATCGTCGCGCTGCTGACCGAGCAGGCTCAGCATCTGCAGCGCTATTACACGCGCAACGGCAGTTTTATTGATGCAGGCGGCGTCAGTACGGGCAATGATCACTATAGAATCAGCGCAGTATTGAACCCCCAGGATTTTGCCCTGCTCGCCACGCCTGCCACCGACTCAGTCATGGCGAGCGACGCGTGCGGCCAATTCCGCTTGTCCAGCTCCGGTATGCGAAGCAATCCGGGTGCTGCGCCGCAGATGCCGCTCAAGGCATGCTGGGGGCAGTGATGAGAGTGCTGGATGAATGGGCGCCGGGTGCGCTTCTCCCTTTTTATCGGCTGGATCAAATGATGGCAAAGCAACAGCGAGTAGTGATTGTCGGCGGCGGCGTAATAGGCTTGTTGACGGCATACAACCTGGCAAACCGGGGGCGGGCGGTCACCTTGCTGGAGCGCGCCGGGCTTGGTCAGGAATCGTCCTGGGCTGGCGGTGGGATTGTTTCGCCGCTGTATCCGTGGCGCTACAGCGCGGCGGTGACGGCCTTGGCCCACTGGTCCCAGGATTTCTACCCGCAACTGGCGCAACGGCTGTTCGCCGCCACCGGTGTTGACCCGGAGGTGCACACCACGGGCCTGTATTGGCTCGATCTGGATGACGAGGCCGACGCTCTCGCCTGGGCTGCGCGTGAGGGGCGGCCCTTGAGCAAAGTGGACGTTTCTGCGGCCCATGATGCGGTTCCGGTGCTGGGCAGCGGTTATTCGCGGGCGATCTACATGGCCAACGTGGCCAATGTGCGCAATCCGCGTCTGGTCAAATCACTCAAGGCGGCGTTGTCGGCGCTGCCCGATGTGACGATTCACGAGCAGTGCGAAGTCGATGGATTTATTTTGCAAGGCGACACCGTGGTAGGCGTGAATACGGCTGTTGGCGCCATGCTGGGCGATCAGGTGGTGCTCGCAGCGGGCGCCTGGAGTGGGGAGTTGCTGGGAAAACTGGGTTTGGCGCTGCCCGTGGAGCCGGTCAAGGGCCAGATGATCCTCTACAAGTGTGCGTCTGACTTCCTGTCGAGCATGGTCCTGGCAAAAGGGCGCTATGCGATACCGCGGCGTGATGGGCACATTCTGATCGGCAGCACCCTGGAGCATGAAGGGTTCGATAAAACGCCGACCGACACCGCGCTGGAAAGTCTCAAGGCGTCTGCGGTGGAGCTGTTGCCCGCCCTGGCGGACGCCGAGGTGGTGGGGCACTGGGCCGGGTTGCGGCCCGGCTCGCCGGAAGGCATCCCTTATATCGGCGAGGTGCCGGGCTTTAAGGGCCTGTGGCTCAATTGCGGGCATTACCGCAATGGCCTGGTGCTTGCTCCGGCATCCTGCCAGTTGTTTGCCGACTTGCTGCTGGGGCAGGCACCGATCATCGATCCGGCACCTTACGCCCCCGCCGGTCGACTCAACGCTGAATAGACTTGGGCCCTTGCTGCAGGTGCGCCTGGGTGCAATACCAGGCCTGGCCCGAGCTCAGCGCACGATCCTGCGGCACGTGCACGCCGCAGTGGGCGCAGCGCACCATCAATGCGGCATCTGGCTCGCCGGTGCGGCGTTGGCTGGCAGCAGGGCTTTTAAATTTGCGCCAGAGCCATACCGCGGCGGCAATGACGGCGATCCAGAACAATAGACGAAGCATGATGGGCAGTTTCTCGATAAGGAATGCGCCAGTTTAGCCAAGGTCGTCATGGGCGCACAGCGCAATAAATACTCGCCCATGAAAAAGGGAGCTCCTGAGAGCTCCCTTTTGCGTTGCGTCGAACGATCAGTCGAACACACCGAAGGTCATGTAGCTGAACCACGAGCGGTCCTGGTTGTTGCCCAGGGCTTGCGGCTCTTCTTCTTCGATCACGTCGCCGTTTTCGTCGTGCGGTTTGAGGTCCGAAGGGATCGCGTCCTTGGCGTCCTGGTACTGCTTGATCACGTCCTGGTTGGCACGTGTTTCACCTGGCGGCAGCGGTGGACGGGACTCGATCAGGCCCAGCGTGTACTTGCTCAGCCACGAACGGTTGTCGGCTTCGTCAACCTGAGGCACGAACTGGCCGTCTTTCAGGCTTGGGTGGTCCGGGTAGTTGAGCTTCAGGGTTTCCAGGCTGGTGCTCGCCAGTTCGTCCAGGTGCAAGCGCTGGTAAGCCTCGGTCATC
This region of Pseudomonas sp. MUP55 genomic DNA includes:
- the ispH gene encoding 4-hydroxy-3-methylbut-2-enyl diphosphate reductase yields the protein MQIKLANPRGFCAGVDRAIEIVNRALEVFGPPIYVRHEVVHNKFVVEDLRARGAIFVEELDQVPDDVIVIFSAHGVSQAVRTEAAGRGLKVFDATCPLVTKVHIEVARYSRDGRECILIGHAGHPEVEGTMGQYDASNGGAIYLVEDEKDVANLQVQNPERLAFVTQTTLSMDDTSRVIDALRTRFPAIGGPRKDDICYATQNRQDAVKQLADECDVVLVVGSPNSSNSNRLRELAERMATPAYLIDGAEDMQRSWFDGVERIGITAGASAPEVLVRGVIQQLHAWGAIGADELAGREENITFSMPKELRVRSLL
- the pilV gene encoding type IV pilus modification protein PilV produces the protein MLLRRNTFSLRVSRRRQSGMTLVEVLVAVLVLALGMLGAAAIQLNALKYTDSARMTSQASFIAYDMLDRIRANAGADYAWGRTERAQPSTSTASVRDLDLHDFEANIMGFAGKDAKGAVAVSGDEVTISISWEDARSASSPGARETFTLTSRVANGRGTSQ
- a CDS encoding PilW family protein, with the translated sequence MIRPARGFGLVELLLALAIGLVVVLGASQVLISSRLTQASQQAAMVLQDDARFVLSKMTQDIRQAGMLGCLATAYIHNAPAAFDRPISWEVSAGAKALTLVTAHAGHGAGKPDWTVVSDCKEAAQAYTATAPATAPGQIRFAIRELTYTYETGQLKISTPSAPAKAVLMDNVRAFDLSFGVAARPGSTDVVGYESHPADPSLIRSVRLHMTLQDPTGRVKDQAYSVVAALRNRLE
- a CDS encoding PilX N-terminal domain-containing pilus assembly protein gives rise to the protein MTIVVSSQMRQTGMVLLISLVFLLMLSLLGLSSMQGAISQQKAASSLWQRIQSFQAAESGLRLGEAAVRRGGHALPICHSVIACAPPDEAFSLVGAGPNPVSGVTWVAFKSGVYGVQSLGEGMGQAHLPPHAPATLFRVTAVGLDGQSRTVLETVYARVEEGGGERFRRVLWRQLQ
- a CDS encoding type IV pilin protein, translating into MGMDSQGFTLIELLIAVAIIALLGGIAYPVYTSQVKKVYRVQIVALLTEQAQHLQRYYTRNGSFIDAGGVSTGNDHYRISAVLNPQDFALLATPATDSVMASDACGQFRLSSSGMRSNPGAAPQMPLKACWGQ
- the thiO gene encoding glycine oxidase ThiO; this translates as MAKQQRVVIVGGGVIGLLTAYNLANRGRAVTLLERAGLGQESSWAGGGIVSPLYPWRYSAAVTALAHWSQDFYPQLAQRLFAATGVDPEVHTTGLYWLDLDDEADALAWAAREGRPLSKVDVSAAHDAVPVLGSGYSRAIYMANVANVRNPRLVKSLKAALSALPDVTIHEQCEVDGFILQGDTVVGVNTAVGAMLGDQVVLAAGAWSGELLGKLGLALPVEPVKGQMILYKCASDFLSSMVLAKGRYAIPRRDGHILIGSTLEHEGFDKTPTDTALESLKASAVELLPALADAEVVGHWAGLRPGSPEGIPYIGEVPGFKGLWLNCGHYRNGLVLAPASCQLFADLLLGQAPIIDPAPYAPAGRLNAE
- a CDS encoding PP0621 family protein is translated as MLRLLFWIAVIAAAVWLWRKFKSPAASQRRTGEPDAALMVRCAHCGVHVPQDRALSSGQAWYCTQAHLQQGPKSIQR